Part of the Candidatus Omnitrophota bacterium genome is shown below.
ACTCTGTTGTTTAATTTAGCAGACGCCTTGATCATAAAATTTTTAGAATTTGCAACCAAGTATTGGTCAACTACCGCACTAAGCTCTGCCAGCTCAGAAACACTCAGATGATAAGACTGGCTAAGTTTTGGGATTATATTAGCAGTTGTATCGAAAATTTTATCGTCGGCAGTAGCCATAACCCCATCTTCACCTGCCCTAAAAGACATAATATCACCTGCAATATTATCATCTAAGCCTAAAGCCAGAAGCACCGGCCTTGAAGCAGTATTGATATTAACCCTGCCGCTGCTATAAATAGTAACATAATCCTTGATTTTTTCAAAGATATCCTTGTTCATCCCTTTAACCAGAAGAATTTCATCCAGAACTTCAAAATCCTGGTTCCTTGCTTCATAAGGATATTGCATGCTTCTGTAATCAAAATTCTCGGCACTGCCCAAAGGTATTGATAATTGGCTATCGCTGTCCCTCCAGTCAATTATGCAAGCCGCCAGCTCCTGAGCGCCTGTTTCATCCAGACCAGCGACAATCTGAAAAAGATGCTTAAGCACCGGCATCCCTGCTTTATTAATATTTATTTTTCTTTCTTCATCAACCAGCCCATACCGGGTTTGGCAAATTCCTGATTTCTCGTCTATATAACCATATGAAATATCGACCTCGCCATCGCCTATAGCCATCCCTTTAAAGGCGCCAAGATTATTGCTCCAGGTATCCCCTAAAGCATCATAAGGCTTCTCTTCTTCTTTTTTCAATTCCACGATTGCTTTCATTACCGCAGCCTGGGCAATAAAATGTAATTTGCTTTTTTCATCCAGCCTTTGGGCTAAGGTTAATTTCTGCCTGACTTGATATCCTAAAACCACGCTAAAAATAGTTAACAGGCAAACCGTCCACAAAGAGATAAACAATATGCTGCCGCCTTTAGTCTGCACGCTGGCCTTTTAAATAATCCATTAAATTAATTGCTAACCGGAATACTGACCGTTTTAACAAACTCACTGCTTTGCCTGCCCTGGCCTAAACTCAACTCTACCCTTACCGCCAAAGGCAACCCATCTTTTGACCACTCATCAAGCCAAAGATACTCTTTTATCCCTTGGTCATAGAAATAATATTGGAATCTCAATGATTCCACATTCCTTACTAATTGTTGAGTTAGGCCTGCGCTGCCCTCGTAAATTTGGCTATAATCCAAAGAAGATCTGCTTATTATCCTTGACTCCGGATCATAAAGATAGATAACTTTGCCTACCGTATTCTTCTGCATTCTCTGGCT
Proteins encoded:
- a CDS encoding type II secretion system protein GspK, with amino-acid sequence MQTKGGSILFISLWTVCLLTIFSVVLGYQVRQKLTLAQRLDEKSKLHFIAQAAVMKAIVELKKEEEKPYDALGDTWSNNLGAFKGMAIGDGEVDISYGYIDEKSGICQTRYGLVDEERKININKAGMPVLKHLFQIVAGLDETGAQELAACIIDWRDSDSQLSIPLGSAENFDYRSMQYPYEARNQDFEVLDEILLVKGMNKDIFEKIKDYVTIYSSGRVNINTASRPVLLALGLDDNIAGDIMSFRAGEDGVMATADDKIFDTTANIIPKLSQSYHLSVSELAELSAVVDQYLVANSKNFMIKASAKLNNRVDTVELICVINRNGNILYWRES
- a CDS encoding prepilin-type N-terminal cleavage/methylation domain-containing protein, with the protein product MQSIRRRNKEAFTLVELLIVTALLAVVSLAIYATFNNGIKIWQKINEQAVEEDLDIFFEKFVLDLRNAFKFSGYNFSGKEKQVEFITLVDSQRMQKNTVGKVIYLYDPESRIISRSSLDYSQIYEGSAGLTQQLVRNVESLRFQYYFYDQGIKEYLWLDEWSKDGLPLAVRVELSLGQGRQSSEFVKTVSIPVSN